Within the Stenotrophomonas sp. 610A2 genome, the region CGCCCGCCCTGCCTGATGGGGCAAACCCAAGGTGCACCGGATGTCACCACGCCTGCCGCAACCCGAGCTGTCCAGCCCCCGCCTGCGCCTGCGCGAAGTCCGTGATAGCGACGCTGCAGCGCTGTTCTCCATTCATAGCGATGCACGGGTGATGCGCTACTGGAGCTACCCGGCCTGGACCGAGCTGAAGCAGGCCGAACAGAAGATCGCCGACATCCAGCGCCAGCGCCGCGAACTGGACATGCTGGTCTGGGCGATTGCCGACGCGGACACCGACCTGTTGATAGGCAGCAGCGCCATCTTCTACATGGATCTGGCACAGGCACGTGCCGAGGTCGGTTACAGCCTGCATCCCGACTGGCAGGGCCGCGGCCTGGCCAGCGAAGCCCTGCAGCTGGTACTTGGCTATGTGTTCAACGAATTGGGGCTGCGCCGTATCGAGGCCGACATCGACCCGCGCAACCTGCCCTCCTGCCGCCTGGTGGAGAGGTTCGGCTTCGTCCGCGAAGGCCTGCTCCGCGAGCGCTGGCATGTAAACGGCGAAATCTGCGACAGCGCCATCTACGGCCT harbors:
- a CDS encoding GNAT family N-acetyltransferase; its protein translation is MSPRLPQPELSSPRLRLREVRDSDAAALFSIHSDARVMRYWSYPAWTELKQAEQKIADIQRQRRELDMLVWAIADADTDLLIGSSAIFYMDLAQARAEVGYSLHPDWQGRGLASEALQLVLGYVFNELGLRRIEADIDPRNLPSCRLVERFGFVREGLLRERWHVNGEICDSAIYGLLRQDFKL